In a single window of the Bacteroides acidifaciens genome:
- a CDS encoding rhamnogalacturonan acetylesterase, producing MKTTIIGLLLLATLTVNAQEEVRTYQLSDAPRYSEETGYGYDLTATPEKGNKAPFFFSVRVPDGNYKVTVRLGSKKQAGVTTVRGESRRLFVENLPTKKGQFIDETFIINKRNPRITEKESVRIKAREKKKLNWDDKLTLEFNGDAPVCQSINIEPADPSVITVFLCGNSTVVDQDNEPWASWGQMIPHFFGTDVCIANYAESGESANTFIGAGRLKKALSQMKKGDYLFMEFGHNDQKQKGPGKGAYYSFMTSLKTFIDEARARGAYPVLVTPTQRRSFDATGHIRDTHENYPEAMRWLAAKENVPLIDLNEMTRTLYEALGPETSKRAFVHYLAGTYPGQTKDFADNTHFNPYGAYQIAQCVIEGMKKAVPELAKHLKIDPAYDPAHPDDVNTFHWNESPFTEIEKPDGN from the coding sequence ATGAAAACTACTATCATAGGCTTACTACTCTTGGCTACACTGACCGTCAATGCTCAAGAAGAAGTCCGCACCTACCAACTGTCGGACGCACCCCGATATAGCGAGGAGACGGGATACGGATACGACCTCACCGCCACACCCGAAAAAGGAAACAAAGCGCCTTTCTTCTTCTCTGTCCGCGTACCAGATGGAAATTACAAAGTGACCGTTCGTCTCGGAAGCAAGAAGCAGGCAGGAGTGACAACTGTACGGGGAGAATCCCGTCGTCTGTTCGTAGAGAATCTGCCGACAAAAAAAGGCCAGTTCATAGACGAGACGTTTATCATCAACAAGCGGAATCCCCGCATCACCGAGAAAGAATCCGTGCGTATCAAGGCACGTGAGAAAAAGAAACTGAACTGGGATGATAAATTGACACTGGAATTCAACGGTGACGCACCTGTATGCCAGAGTATCAATATAGAACCTGCCGACCCGTCGGTTATCACAGTTTTCCTGTGCGGCAACAGCACGGTAGTAGACCAGGATAACGAACCGTGGGCCAGTTGGGGACAGATGATTCCCCACTTCTTCGGAACAGACGTCTGCATTGCCAATTATGCGGAATCCGGCGAATCTGCCAATACCTTTATCGGAGCAGGACGCCTGAAAAAAGCATTGAGCCAAATGAAGAAAGGCGATTATCTCTTTATGGAGTTCGGACATAACGACCAGAAGCAGAAAGGCCCCGGCAAAGGAGCGTATTACTCTTTCATGACCAGTCTGAAAACATTCATTGACGAAGCCCGTGCACGCGGAGCATATCCCGTACTGGTCACCCCCACCCAACGCCGGAGCTTTGACGCGACCGGGCATATCCGCGACACGCACGAAAATTACCCGGAAGCCATGCGCTGGCTTGCCGCCAAAGAGAATGTGCCGTTGATTGACCTCAACGAAATGACCCGCACGCTCTATGAAGCCCTCGGTCCCGAAACGTCCAAACGTGCTTTCGTACATTACCTGGCAGGCACTTATCCGGGACAGACCAAGGATTTTGCCGACAACACCCACTTCAATCCTTACGGGGCTTATCAGATAGCCCAATGTGTGATTGAAGGAATGAAGAAAGCCGTCCCCGAACTGGCGAAGCATCTGAAAATCGACCCGGCATAC
- a CDS encoding sugar-binding domain-containing protein: MKRLLVSIAIVFAAILTAVGQNHSFSLSGKWNFQIDREDTGVKEQWFKKSLDDSINLPGSMPEKLKGDEVTARTQWTGSLYDSSYYFNPYMEKYRIEGQVKLPFFLTPDKHYVGVAWYQKKVTIPSNWKGERISLFLERPHIETTVWVNQKELGMQNSLCVPHVYDLTSAVAPGKTCLITIRIDNRIKEINVGPDSHSITDQTQGNWNGIVGRIELQATPKVHFENIQVYPDLSNQKALVRMNVQSASSAKGEITLSAESFNTDIRHKVAPVQQTFSIRPGDNAVEMELPMGKDFLTWDEFSPALYKLTATLSNGKQTDTKQVQFGMRDFKIEGKWFYVNGRKTMLRGTVENCDFPLTGYAPMDVASWERVFRICRSYGLNHMRFHSFCPPEAAFIAADLVGFYLQPEGPSWPNHGPRLGNGQPIDKYLMDETIALTKEYGNYASYCMLACGNEPSGRWVAWVSKFVDYWKATDPRHVYTGASVGNSWQWQPHNEFHVKAGARGLSWAGARPESMSDYRARIDTVKQPYVSHETGQWCVFPNFNEIRKYTGVNKAKNFEIFRDILNDNHMGSQSYDFMMASGKLQALCYKHEIEKTLRTPDYAGFQLLALNDYSGQGTALVGVLDVFFEEKGYINAEQFRRFCSPTVPLARIPKFVYANNETFHADIEVSHFGAAPLQEAKTVYTIKDKFGKVYAHGSVGTHNIPIGNLCSLGSVDMDLAGITTPQKLNLEVRIEGSDAVNDWDFWVYPAQVELTQGDVYTTDTLDAKALSVLQEGGNVLITAAGKIQYGKEVKQYFTPVFWNTSWFKMRPPHMTGIFVNEYHPLFRQFPTEYHSNLQWWELLNKAQVMQFTDFPAEFQPTIQSIDTWFISRKIGMLFEAKVLNGKLLMTSMDITSQPEKRIVARQMHKAILDYMNSDAFRPSTVITPEQIQTLFTKVAGDVKSYTKDSPDELKPKIN; encoded by the coding sequence ATGAAACGACTTTTAGTAAGTATTGCTATCGTATTTGCCGCTATACTGACCGCAGTGGGGCAAAATCACTCTTTCAGCTTATCCGGCAAGTGGAACTTCCAGATAGACCGGGAAGATACCGGCGTCAAGGAACAATGGTTCAAAAAATCCCTCGACGACTCTATCAACCTGCCCGGCTCCATGCCCGAAAAGCTAAAGGGGGATGAAGTGACCGCCCGCACCCAATGGACGGGAAGCCTCTACGACAGTTCTTACTACTTCAACCCATATATGGAAAAATACAGGATAGAGGGACAAGTAAAGCTCCCCTTTTTCCTGACTCCCGACAAACATTATGTAGGCGTAGCCTGGTATCAAAAGAAAGTTACAATCCCTTCCAACTGGAAAGGGGAAAGAATCTCCCTTTTCCTGGAACGTCCGCATATCGAAACCACCGTTTGGGTAAACCAAAAGGAACTCGGTATGCAGAACAGTCTTTGTGTTCCCCACGTCTATGACCTGACTTCTGCAGTCGCCCCCGGAAAAACGTGTCTGATTACTATCCGCATTGACAACCGCATCAAGGAAATCAACGTAGGCCCCGACTCCCACAGTATCACCGACCAGACGCAAGGCAACTGGAACGGTATCGTCGGACGAATCGAATTGCAGGCTACTCCGAAAGTACACTTTGAGAACATTCAAGTATATCCCGATTTGAGCAATCAGAAAGCGCTGGTACGCATGAATGTACAGTCCGCCTCTTCCGCCAAAGGAGAAATCACGCTTTCCGCCGAGAGTTTCAACACGGACATCCGCCACAAAGTCGCTCCCGTACAACAAACTTTCAGTATCCGTCCAGGAGACAATGCGGTTGAAATGGAACTTCCGATGGGAAAGGATTTCCTGACATGGGATGAATTCAGCCCTGCACTCTACAAACTGACAGCCACGTTGAGCAACGGTAAACAGACGGATACGAAGCAAGTGCAGTTCGGTATGCGCGACTTCAAGATAGAAGGAAAATGGTTCTATGTGAACGGCAGAAAGACAATGCTTCGCGGCACGGTAGAAAACTGTGATTTCCCGTTGACAGGCTATGCGCCGATGGATGTAGCTTCCTGGGAACGGGTATTCCGCATTTGCCGCAGCTACGGGTTGAACCATATGCGTTTCCACTCTTTCTGTCCGCCGGAAGCGGCTTTTATCGCTGCCGACCTTGTAGGTTTCTACCTGCAACCGGAAGGGCCGAGCTGGCCGAACCATGGACCGAGACTGGGTAACGGACAGCCGATTGACAAGTATCTGATGGATGAAACGATTGCTCTGACGAAAGAATATGGGAATTACGCTTCTTATTGTATGCTGGCTTGCGGCAATGAGCCTTCCGGTCGTTGGGTGGCATGGGTAAGCAAGTTTGTGGATTATTGGAAAGCGACCGACCCGCGTCATGTATATACGGGAGCTTCCGTAGGAAATAGCTGGCAGTGGCAACCTCACAATGAGTTTCATGTGAAAGCCGGAGCACGTGGATTGAGTTGGGCAGGTGCCCGTCCGGAAAGCATGTCAGACTACCGTGCAAGGATAGATACGGTGAAGCAGCCGTATGTTTCACATGAGACAGGTCAATGGTGCGTATTCCCTAATTTCAATGAAATCCGTAAGTACACCGGGGTCAACAAAGCGAAGAATTTTGAAATCTTCCGGGATATTCTGAATGATAACCATATGGGAAGTCAAAGTTACGACTTTATGATGGCTTCGGGTAAACTTCAGGCTCTCTGCTACAAGCATGAGATTGAAAAGACATTGCGCACTCCCGATTATGCTGGATTCCAGTTGTTGGCTCTCAATGATTATTCCGGTCAGGGAACTGCATTGGTCGGTGTGTTGGACGTATTCTTCGAAGAAAAAGGATATATCAATGCAGAACAGTTCAGACGTTTTTGCAGTCCGACTGTGCCATTGGCGCGTATCCCGAAATTTGTATATGCCAATAACGAAACATTCCATGCCGACATCGAAGTGTCTCATTTCGGGGCAGCTCCTTTGCAGGAAGCAAAAACGGTTTATACTATCAAGGATAAGTTCGGAAAAGTATATGCCCATGGAAGTGTAGGTACTCACAATATACCTATCGGTAATCTCTGTTCTTTGGGTAGTGTAGATATGGATTTAGCAGGAATCACTACTCCGCAGAAACTTAATCTGGAAGTACGTATCGAGGGCAGTGATGCCGTGAATGACTGGGATTTCTGGGTATATCCCGCACAAGTAGAACTGACACAGGGTGATGTATATACCACGGATACACTGGACGCCAAGGCTTTATCGGTATTGCAGGAAGGCGGAAACGTTTTGATTACGGCAGCCGGAAAGATTCAATACGGCAAAGAAGTCAAACAATACTTTACTCCGGTATTCTGGAACACTTCCTGGTTCAAGATGCGTCCACCGCACATGACGGGTATCTTCGTGAATGAATATCATCCGCTTTTCCGCCAGTTCCCGACGGAATACCACAGCAACCTGCAATGGTGGGAGCTATTGAATAAAGCACAGGTGATGCAGTTCACCGACTTTCCGGCAGAGTTCCAGCCGACTATCCAAAGCATTGATACGTGGTTTATCAGTCGCAAAATAGGAATGTTGTTTGAGGCAAAGGTATTGAACGGAAAGTTGCTGATGACCAGTATGGATATTACTTCACAGCCGGAAAAAAGAATCGTTGCCCGACAGATGCACAAAGCAATCCTGGATTATATGAATTCGGATGCTTTCCGCCCGTCAACGGTAATAACGCCGGAGCAGATACAAACGCTGTTTACTAAAGTAGCGGGAGATGTGAAGTCTTACACCAAAGATTCTCCCGACGAACTGAAACCGAAGATTAACTAA
- a CDS encoding family 43 glycosylhydrolase: protein MKKVFVWIAFSLWSVMTIFAGEKAYLFSYFINGSKDGLHLAYSYDGLNWLPLNGGRSYLTPSVGKDKLMRDPSICQSPNGTFHMVWTSSWTDRIIGYASSRDLIHWSEQQAIPVMMHEPEAHNCWAPELFYDEPSQTYYIFWATTIPGRHKEVPTSESEKGLNHRIYYVTTKDFRTFSKTKMFFNPDFSVIDAAIVKDPKHEDLIMVVKNENSNPPEKNLRVTRTKKIAKGFPTKVSAPITGKYWAEGPAPLFVGDTLYVYFDKYRDHRYGAVRSLDYGETWEDVSEQVSFPRGIRHGTAFAVDISVVEALKSNRNYNPLIPDNVADPSVAKFGDTYYLYGTTDLDYGLNRAGTPVVWKSKDFVNWSFEGSHISGFDWSKEYEYTNDKGEKKKGYFRYWAPGRVIEQDGKYYLYTTFVKPDEKMGTYVLVADRPDGPFRFADGKGLFAPGKGFLADSKGLLAPGEGGIDSPALIDDIDGEPFIDDDGTGYIYWRRRNAARLSADRLHLEGEPVSLKTPRQGYSEGPVLFKRKGIYYYIYTLSGHQNYANAYMMSRESPLTGFVKPEGNDIFLFSSPENQVWGPGHGNVFYDEGTDEYIFLYLEYGDGGTTRQVYANRMEFNDDGTIKTLIPDIRGVGYLATPQETRMNLALQAHFYASSEKAPRTSVVNIETQPNQPLPDKGSVKSYTRTHTYQAAYVADESNGTRWMAADTDSSPYITADLKEIRNISECQFYFTRPTEGHTWRLEKSMDGKHWQTCAEQGKVQVRSPHIANGIGKARYLRLHIRRGVAGLWEWKIYEK, encoded by the coding sequence ATGAAAAAAGTATTTGTCTGGATAGCTTTCAGCCTTTGGTCGGTAATGACAATCTTTGCCGGTGAGAAAGCCTATCTCTTTTCTTATTTTATCAATGGCAGTAAAGACGGGTTGCATTTGGCATACAGTTACGATGGTCTGAACTGGCTGCCTCTGAATGGCGGACGCTCTTATCTGACGCCCTCTGTCGGTAAAGATAAATTAATGCGTGACCCAAGCATTTGCCAGTCTCCGAACGGAACATTCCACATGGTATGGACTTCCAGTTGGACAGACCGGATTATCGGATATGCCTCTTCCCGCGACCTGATTCACTGGAGTGAGCAACAAGCCATTCCGGTGATGATGCACGAGCCGGAAGCCCATAATTGTTGGGCGCCCGAACTGTTTTATGACGAGCCTTCGCAGACTTACTATATCTTTTGGGCTACCACCATCCCCGGCCGTCATAAGGAAGTGCCGACCAGCGAAAGTGAAAAGGGGCTGAATCATCGCATTTATTACGTAACGACGAAAGACTTCCGCACTTTCTCAAAGACAAAGATGTTCTTCAACCCAGATTTCAGCGTAATTGACGCTGCCATTGTGAAAGACCCGAAGCATGAAGACTTGATAATGGTGGTGAAGAACGAAAATTCCAATCCGCCGGAAAAGAATCTGCGTGTCACACGTACGAAGAAGATAGCGAAAGGATTCCCTACCAAAGTATCTGCACCCATTACAGGAAAATACTGGGCGGAAGGCCCGGCTCCTCTTTTTGTAGGTGATACGCTCTATGTCTATTTCGATAAATACCGTGACCACCGTTATGGCGCTGTCCGTTCGCTGGATTACGGCGAAACGTGGGAAGATGTTTCCGAACAGGTTTCCTTTCCGCGGGGTATCCGCCACGGAACAGCTTTTGCTGTCGATATTTCCGTAGTGGAAGCGCTGAAATCCAACCGCAACTACAACCCTTTGATTCCCGATAATGTGGCAGACCCTTCCGTAGCCAAGTTCGGTGATACGTATTATCTATATGGAACGACCGATTTGGATTACGGTCTGAACCGTGCCGGAACACCTGTCGTATGGAAATCGAAGGACTTTGTGAACTGGAGCTTTGAAGGCTCTCATATTAGCGGATTCGACTGGTCGAAGGAATATGAATATACGAATGATAAAGGCGAAAAGAAGAAAGGATATTTCCGTTACTGGGCTCCCGGAAGAGTGATTGAACAGGACGGCAAATATTATCTGTACACTACATTCGTGAAGCCGGACGAGAAAATGGGGACATATGTGCTCGTGGCAGACCGCCCGGACGGTCCTTTCCGCTTTGCCGACGGTAAGGGGCTTTTTGCTCCCGGAAAGGGCTTCTTGGCTGACAGTAAGGGACTCTTAGCTCCCGGAGAAGGCGGTATCGACAGCCCGGCTCTCATTGATGATATTGACGGAGAACCTTTTATTGACGATGACGGTACAGGATATATTTACTGGCGTCGCCGGAATGCGGCACGCCTTTCTGCGGACAGGCTTCATTTGGAAGGTGAGCCGGTGTCACTGAAAACACCCCGTCAGGGATATTCCGAAGGCCCTGTTCTGTTCAAGCGCAAAGGCATCTATTACTATATTTATACGTTGAGCGGACATCAGAATTATGCAAATGCCTATATGATGAGCCGTGAATCCCCCCTTACCGGCTTCGTAAAGCCGGAAGGCAATGACATCTTTTTATTTTCCTCTCCCGAGAACCAGGTATGGGGGCCGGGGCACGGCAATGTATTCTATGATGAAGGAACGGATGAATATATCTTCCTCTATCTTGAATATGGGGATGGCGGAACTACCCGCCAAGTGTATGCCAACCGTATGGAGTTTAATGACGACGGAACGATTAAGACTTTAATCCCCGATATTCGTGGTGTCGGCTATCTGGCAACTCCGCAAGAGACACGGATGAACCTCGCCTTGCAGGCTCATTTCTATGCTTCCAGCGAGAAAGCTCCCCGAACTTCCGTTGTTAATATTGAAACCCAGCCCAACCAACCTTTGCCGGATAAAGGCTCGGTGAAAAGCTATACACGTACACATACATATCAAGCAGCTTATGTAGCCGACGAATCAAATGGAACCCGCTGGATGGCTGCCGATACAGACAGCAGCCCCTATATCACGGCCGACTTGAAAGAAATCCGCAACATCAGCGAATGTCAGTTCTACTTTACCCGCCCCACCGAAGGACATACGTGGAGACTGGAGAAATCAATGGACGGAAAGCATTGGCAAACGTGCGCCGAACAAGGAAAAGTACAGGTACGCTCTCCTCATATTGCCAACGGTATTGGTAAAGCCCGTTATCTTCGCCTTCATATCCGCAGGGGAGTTGCTGGATTGTGGGAATGGAAAATCTATGAGAAATGA
- a CDS encoding beta-galactosidase, translated as MKYMIKSKMLAAFCAACLLTLSATAQTSSWFNDKDLTLTGVYYYPEHWDESQWERDFKKMHELGFEFTHFAEFAWAQLEPEEGRYDFAWLDRAVALAAKYDLKVIMCTSTATPPVWMSRKYPEILLKNEDGTILDHGARQHASFASSLYRELSYKMIEKLAQHYGKDSRIIGWQLDNEPAVQFDYNLKAELAFRDFLRAKYHNNIRQLNDAWGTAFWSEAYSSFDEITLPKRVQMFMNHHQILDYRRFAATQTNDFLNEQCLLIKKYAKNQWVTTNYIPNYDEGHIGGSPSFDFQSYTRYMVYGDNEGIGRRGYRVGNPLRIAWANDFFRPIQGTYGVMELQPGQVNWGGINPQPLPGAVRLWMWSVFAGGSDFICTYRYRQPLYGTEQYHYGIVGTDGVTVTPGGREYETFIKEIRELRKHYSPRETKPAAYIARRTAILFNHENSWSIERQKQNRTWDTFAHIEKYYRTLKSFGAPVDFISEAKNLSDYPVVIAPAYQLADKALVDKWITYVKNGGNLVLTCRTAQKDRYGRLPEAPFGSMITPLTGNEMNFYDLLLPEDPGTVVMNGKEYSWNTWGEILNPSADAQVWVTYTNEFYEGSPAVTFRKLGKGTITYVGVDSHNGALEKDLLKKLYAQLDIPVMDLPYGVILEYRNGFGIVLNYSDQPYTFDLPKGSKALIGTPEIPTAGVLVFSI; from the coding sequence ATGAAATATATGATAAAAAGTAAAATGCTGGCAGCTTTCTGTGCCGCTTGCTTGCTGACCCTTTCAGCCACAGCACAAACCTCTTCCTGGTTTAATGACAAGGACCTGACATTGACAGGCGTCTATTATTATCCCGAACACTGGGATGAAAGCCAATGGGAGCGTGACTTCAAGAAAATGCATGAACTGGGATTTGAGTTTACCCATTTTGCCGAGTTTGCATGGGCGCAACTGGAACCCGAAGAGGGGCGTTATGACTTTGCCTGGCTCGACAGAGCCGTAGCTTTAGCTGCCAAATATGATTTGAAAGTAATCATGTGTACTTCTACCGCCACACCGCCCGTATGGATGAGCAGGAAATATCCCGAAATCCTACTGAAGAACGAAGACGGTACAATCCTCGACCACGGCGCCCGCCAGCACGCATCGTTTGCTTCCTCCCTGTATCGGGAATTATCTTATAAAATGATAGAAAAACTGGCACAGCATTATGGAAAAGACTCCCGTATTATCGGCTGGCAACTCGATAACGAGCCTGCCGTACAATTCGACTATAACCTGAAAGCGGAACTTGCCTTCCGTGATTTCCTTCGTGCCAAATACCATAATAACATCCGGCAATTGAATGATGCATGGGGAACGGCTTTTTGGAGCGAAGCCTATTCGTCTTTTGATGAAATAACCCTTCCCAAGCGTGTACAGATGTTTATGAATCATCATCAAATTCTAGACTACCGTCGTTTTGCAGCAACGCAGACCAATGATTTCCTGAACGAACAATGTCTATTAATCAAGAAATACGCCAAGAACCAATGGGTTACTACCAACTATATACCGAACTATGACGAAGGACATATCGGGGGTAGCCCTTCCTTTGACTTTCAGAGTTATACCCGCTATATGGTATATGGCGATAATGAAGGTATCGGTCGTCGGGGATATCGTGTCGGCAATCCGTTGCGTATCGCGTGGGCAAATGATTTCTTCCGTCCGATACAGGGAACCTACGGTGTTATGGAACTTCAGCCGGGACAAGTAAACTGGGGCGGCATTAATCCCCAACCCCTTCCGGGAGCAGTCCGCCTGTGGATGTGGAGTGTCTTTGCCGGTGGTAGTGACTTTATCTGCACCTACCGCTATCGTCAGCCTCTCTACGGCACAGAGCAATATCATTATGGAATAGTAGGCACGGACGGAGTAACGGTAACCCCCGGCGGAAGAGAATATGAAACCTTTATAAAAGAGATTCGCGAACTCCGCAAGCACTATTCTCCCCGCGAAACGAAACCTGCCGCATACATCGCACGTCGTACAGCTATTCTTTTCAACCATGAAAACTCCTGGAGCATCGAACGGCAGAAGCAGAACCGCACATGGGATACTTTTGCACACATCGAAAAATATTACCGTACTTTAAAATCCTTCGGAGCACCTGTCGATTTTATTTCAGAAGCCAAGAATCTGTCAGATTACCCGGTCGTTATCGCCCCGGCCTATCAATTGGCTGATAAGGCATTGGTAGACAAATGGATTACATACGTGAAGAATGGCGGAAATCTCGTCCTTACCTGTCGTACGGCACAGAAAGACCGCTACGGCCGTCTGCCGGAAGCCCCTTTCGGCTCTATGATTACCCCGCTGACCGGAAACGAAATGAATTTCTATGACTTACTTCTTCCCGAAGACCCCGGCACTGTTGTCATGAACGGAAAGGAATATTCCTGGAACACCTGGGGAGAAATCCTGAATCCCTCAGCCGATGCACAAGTATGGGTGACATATACCAATGAATTTTACGAAGGAAGCCCCGCAGTGACTTTCCGTAAATTGGGAAAAGGAACGATTACTTATGTCGGAGTGGACAGCCATAACGGTGCACTGGAAAAAGACCTGTTGAAGAAATTATATGCACAACTCGATATTCCGGTAATGGATTTGCCTTATGGCGTAATCCTTGAATACCGCAATGGCTTTGGAATTGTTCTGAACTATTCAGACCAGCCTTATACTTTCGACTTACCGAAAGGCAGTAAAGCATTGATAGGAACCCCGGAAATTCCCACGGCGGGCGTATTGGTCTTTTCAATATGA